A window from Suncus etruscus isolate mSunEtr1 chromosome 18, mSunEtr1.pri.cur, whole genome shotgun sequence encodes these proteins:
- the LOC125996463 gene encoding olfactory receptor 11A1 encodes MEIISIENQTITEFVLLGFYDINELHLLFFIVFTIIYVFIIIGNMLIIVAVVSSQRLHTPMYFFLANLSFLEILYTSTVVPKMLEGFLQEAAISVAGCLLQFFIFGSLATAECFLLAVMAYDRYLAICCPLHYTLLMGPRWCLVLVAIAWFSGFMVDGLVVALMVQLRFCGPNRIDHFYCDFMPLINLACSDPTVAQMTTFILSVVCLSVPFGLILTSYARIVLAVLKVPAGASRRKAFSTCSSHLAVVSTFYGTLMVLYIAPSAVHSQLLSKIFALLYTVVTPLFNPVIYTLRNKEVHQALQKLLHSKQSEILD; translated from the coding sequence ATGGAAATTATCTCCATAGAAAACCAAACCATTACTGAATTTGTTCTTCTTGGCTTCTATGACATAAATGAACTccatctccttttctttattgtaTTCACTATTATCTATGTCTTTATCATAATAGGAAATATGCTGATCATCGTGGCTGTGGTTAGTTCCCAGAGACTCCATACACCCATGTATTTCTTCCTAGCTAACCTGTCTTTCTTGGAAATTCTTTATACTTCCACAGTGGTACCAAAAATGCTGGAGGGCTTCTTGCAGGAGGCAGCCATTTCTGTGGCTGGTTGCTTGCTGCAGTTCTTTATATTTGGTTCTCTAGCAACAGCTGAATGTTTCCTGTTAGCTGTCATGGCCTATGATCGTTACCTAGCAATTTGCTGCCCACTGCACTACACACTCTTGATGGGACCCAGGTGGTGTTTGGTGTTGGTGGCCATAGCCTGGTTTTCTGGATTCATGGTAGATGGATTAGTTGTGGCTCTCATGGTCCAACTGAGATTTTGTGGCCCTAATCGCATAGACCACTTTTATTGTGACTTCATGCCTTTAATAAACTTGGCTTGCTCAGACCCCACCGTTGCCCAGATGACAACATTCATTCTCTCTGTGGTCTGCCTCAGTGTTCCCTTTGGACTGATTTTGACATCTTATGCTCGGATTGTGCTAGCTGTGCTGAAAGTTCCTGCTGGGGCTAGCAGGAGAAAGGCTTTCTCAACATGTTCTTCACATTTAGCTGTAGTGTCCACATTTTATGGAACACTCATGGTCTTGTATATTGCGCCTTCTGCTGTACATTCCCAGCTTCTCTCCAAGATCTTTGCTTTGCTCTACACAGTAGTCACCCCTTTATTCAACCCTGTGATCTACACTCTGAGGAATAAGGAGGTTCACCAGGCACTACAGAAGCTTCTCCACAGTAAGCAAAGTGAAATACTTGATTGA